A genomic segment from Nicotiana tabacum cultivar K326 chromosome 7, ASM71507v2, whole genome shotgun sequence encodes:
- the LOC107774162 gene encoding methyl jasmonate esterase 1 isoform X1: MEKSKFLTSLVLILLFSYVNATTSVPIWPKASKHFVLVHGACHGAWSWYKIMASLKTSGHNVTALDLGASGVNPKQGLEIPHLSDYFSPLMKFMASLPADEKVILVGHSLGGFAISKAMENFPEKISVAVFVTALMPGPTLNATTIFIESSKAAISVLDNRVTFDSGPMNPPTTFSFGPKYLASYLYPLSPIQDWALATTVVRPLYLYSSDDISKEIVLSSKKYGSVKRVFIVAAEDKVLTKEFQQLMIEKNPPDEVEEISGSDHMAMMSKPLQLFTLLMRIANK, encoded by the exons ATGGAGAAAAGCAAGTTTCTAACAAGTCTAGTTCTAATACTTTTGTTTTCATATGTAAATGCAACAACATCAGTGCCTATATGGCCTAAGGCGAGCAAGCATTTCGTGCTAGTTCACGGGGCTTGCCATGGAGCTTGGTCTTGGTACAAGATTATGGCGTCGTTAAAAACTTCAGGACATAATGTCACAGCTCTGGACTTAGGTGCTTCGGGAGTCAACCCAAAGCAGGGCCTTGAAATCCCACATTTATCGGACTACTTTAGTCCGCTAATGAAGTTCATGGCTTCTCTTCCTGCAGATGAAAAAGTGATTCTTGTAGGTCATAGCCTTGGTGGATTTGCCATTTCTAAAGCGATGGAAAATTTTCCAGAAAAGATTTCAGTTGCTGTATTTGTCACTGCTCTAATGCCTGGTCCAACTCTCAATGCAACCACCATATTTATTGAG TCATCCAAGGCAGCAATATCAGTACTTGATAATCGTGTTACATTCGATAGTGGACCTATGAATCCTCCAACAACCTTCAGCTTTGGTCCGAAGTACTTGGCGAGTTATCTTTATCCACTGAGCCCAATTCAG GACTGGGCACTGGCTACTACAGTAGTAAGGCCATTATATTTATACAGTTCGGATGACATATCAAAGGAAATAGTTCTTTCAAGCAAAAAGTATGGATCAGTTAAGCGAGTGTTCATTGTGGCTGCTGAAGATAAAGTTCTAACAAAGGAATTTCAACAGTTGATGATTGAAAAGAATCCACCAGATGAAGTGGAAGAGATTTCAGGCTCTGATCACATGGCCATGATGTCTAAGCCTCTTCAACTTTTTACTCTTCTTATGCGTATCGCCAACAAATGA
- the LOC107774160 gene encoding methyl jasmonate esterase 1-like, which yields MEKSKFLIGLVLILLFPYVNATTSGHKWPKTSKHFVLVHGACHGAWSWYKIMALIKTSGHNVTAMDLGASGVNPKQVLEIPHLSDYFSPLMEFMASLPAHQKVILVGHSYGGLAISKAMERFPEKILVAVFVTAHMPGLTLNATTLLTELQSSSEMVSQLDNRVTYDNGPTNPPTAFFFGPKYLARNVYQQSPIQDWVLATTLARPLYIYSEEDISKEMVLSNKRYGSVRRVFIVAAEDKTLLKEFQEWMVEKNPPDEVEEIPGSNHMVMMSKPLHLFNLLLRIAQK from the exons ATGGAGAAAAGCAAGTTTCTAATAGGTTTAGTACTGATACTTTTGTTTCCATATGTAAATGCAACAACATCAGGGCATAAATGGCCTAAAACAAGCAAGCACTTTGTTCTAGTTCATGGCGCGTGTCATGGAGCCTGGTCTTGGTACAAGATTATGGCGTTGATAAAAACTTCAGGGCATAATGTAACAGCTATGGACTTGGGTGCTTCAGGGGTTAATCCAAAGCAGGTTCTTGAAATCCCACATTTATCGGATTACTTCAGTCCGCTAATGGAGTTCATGGCTTCTCTTCCTGCACATCAGAAAGTGATTCTCGTAGGACATAGCTATGGTGGGTTGGCCATATCTAAAGCCATGGAAAGATTTCCAGAAAAGATTTTAGTTGCTGTATTTGTTACTGCTCATATGCCTGGTCTAACTCTAAATGCAACCACTCTCTTGACTGAG TTACAGTCTTCTAGTGAAATGGTATCTCAACTTGATAATCGTGTAACATACGATAATGGACCGACCAATCCTCCAACGGCCTTCTTCTTCGGTCCAAAGTACTTGGCAAGAAATGTTTATCAGCAGAGCCCAATTCAG GATTGGGTGCTGGCTACAACACTAGCAAGGCCACTTTACATATACAGTGAGGAAGACATATCGAAAGAGATGGTTCTTTCAAACAAAAGGTATGGATCAGTTAGGCGAGTGTTCATTGTGGCAGCTGAAGATAAAACTCTACTGAAGGAATTCCAAGAGTGGATGGTTGAAAAGAATCCACCCGATGAAGTGGAAGAAATCCCAGGCTCCAATCACATGGTCATGATGTCTAAGCCCCTTCATCTTTTTAATCTTCTCCTGCGCATTGCACAGAAGTGA
- the LOC107774158 gene encoding methyl jasmonate esterase 1-like — MCTTAYSSKEGKKEDMEKSKHLISFLLILILPYVNATTSGPNWPKASKHFVLVHGVCHGAWSWYKLVALMRSSGHNVTALDLGASGINPKQVLEIPRLSDYFSPLMEFMASLPAHEKVVLVGHSFGGFAVSKAMESFPEKISVAVFVTAGMPGPTLNATTVFVEASSEIISQLDNRLTYYNGPNNPPTTFIFGPKYLASNLYQLSPIQDWALATTLVRPIYLNSLEDISKEIVLSSERYGSVRRVFVVAAEDKALTKEFQQSMIGRNPPDEVKEISGSDHMVMMSKPIKLFTTLLQILNFLLLFCRLPTSNTSYLD; from the exons ATGTGTACAACTGCTTATAgttcaaaagaaggaaaaaaagaagatatGGAGAAAAGCAAGCATCTGATAAGTTTTCTGCTGATACTTATCTTGCCATATGTAAATGCAACAACATCAGGGCCAAACTGGCCTAAAGCTAGCAAGCATTTCGTGCTAGTTCACGGGGTATGCCACGGAGCCTGGTCTTGGTACAAGCTTGTGGCATTGATGAGATCTTCGGGGCATAATGTCACAGCTCTTGACTTGGGTGCTTCAGGGATCAACCCGAAACAGGTTCTTGAAATCCCACGATTATCTGATTACTTTAGTCCGCTAATGGAGTTCATGGCTTCTCTTCCCGCACATGAGAAAGTGGTCCTTGTAGGTCATAGCTTTGGCGGATTCGCCGTCTCTAAAGCCATGGAAAGCTTTCCGGAAAAGATTTCAGTTGCTGTATTCGTCACAGCTGGAATGCCTGGCCCAACTCTCAATGCAACCACAGTCTTCGTAGAG GCTTCTAGTGAAATAATATCTCAACTTGATAATCGTCTTACGTACTACAATGGACCGAACAATCCTCCAACAACCTTCATCTTTGGTCCAAAGTACTTGGCGAGTAATCTTTATCAGTTGAGCCCGATTCAG GATTGGGCGCTGGCTACTACATTAGTAAGGCCAATATACTTAAACAGCCTAGAGGACATATCAAAGGAGATTGTTCTTTCAAGCGAAAGGTATGGATCAGTTAGACGAGTGTTCGTCGTGGCTGCTGAAGATAAAGCTCTAACAAAGGAATTCCAGCAGAGTATGATTGGAAGGAATCCACCTGATGAAGTGAAAGAAATCTCAGGATCTGATCACATGGTCATGATGTCTAAGCCCATTAAACTTTTTACTACTCTTCTGCAGATTTTAAACTTTTTACTACTCTTCTGCAGATTGCCAACAAGTAATACAAGCTATCTTGATTAG
- the LOC107774162 gene encoding methyl jasmonate esterase 1 isoform X2: protein MPNIAHNMALLQHEMPIWPKASKHFVLVHGACHGAWSWYKIMASLKTSGHNVTALDLGASGVNPKQGLEIPHLSDYFSPLMKFMASLPADEKVILVGHSLGGFAISKAMENFPEKISVAVFVTALMPGPTLNATTIFIESSKAAISVLDNRVTFDSGPMNPPTTFSFGPKYLASYLYPLSPIQDWALATTVVRPLYLYSSDDISKEIVLSSKKYGSVKRVFIVAAEDKVLTKEFQQLMIEKNPPDEVEEISGSDHMAMMSKPLQLFTLLMRIANK from the exons ATGCCCAATATTGCACATAACATGGCGTTACTTCAGCATGAAA TGCCTATATGGCCTAAGGCGAGCAAGCATTTCGTGCTAGTTCACGGGGCTTGCCATGGAGCTTGGTCTTGGTACAAGATTATGGCGTCGTTAAAAACTTCAGGACATAATGTCACAGCTCTGGACTTAGGTGCTTCGGGAGTCAACCCAAAGCAGGGCCTTGAAATCCCACATTTATCGGACTACTTTAGTCCGCTAATGAAGTTCATGGCTTCTCTTCCTGCAGATGAAAAAGTGATTCTTGTAGGTCATAGCCTTGGTGGATTTGCCATTTCTAAAGCGATGGAAAATTTTCCAGAAAAGATTTCAGTTGCTGTATTTGTCACTGCTCTAATGCCTGGTCCAACTCTCAATGCAACCACCATATTTATTGAG TCATCCAAGGCAGCAATATCAGTACTTGATAATCGTGTTACATTCGATAGTGGACCTATGAATCCTCCAACAACCTTCAGCTTTGGTCCGAAGTACTTGGCGAGTTATCTTTATCCACTGAGCCCAATTCAG GACTGGGCACTGGCTACTACAGTAGTAAGGCCATTATATTTATACAGTTCGGATGACATATCAAAGGAAATAGTTCTTTCAAGCAAAAAGTATGGATCAGTTAAGCGAGTGTTCATTGTGGCTGCTGAAGATAAAGTTCTAACAAAGGAATTTCAACAGTTGATGATTGAAAAGAATCCACCAGATGAAGTGGAAGAGATTTCAGGCTCTGATCACATGGCCATGATGTCTAAGCCTCTTCAACTTTTTACTCTTCTTATGCGTATCGCCAACAAATGA